In Besnoitia besnoiti strain Bb-Ger1 chromosome I, whole genome shotgun sequence, the genomic window GCGCGCCTATCCTCGACACCGAGCTGATGACACGTGGACGCATAAGGATGTGTGTTCAGGGAGATAAGGTCAACAGTGACTGAAAAAAATGTCGGAATCGCCCTGCGCGATAGGAAGCGAGCTCAACTAGACAAGACAACGTGCAAAACTAAAAAACTCGGAAAAATGCCTTCTATGAAAGTTTGCATCCAATTTTGAACGCTCCTGGCTGAAAACAATAAAAACCCATACGTCTTCCTGAGCCCTATTCAGGCAGGAAGACCGAAAAAGCAaagtctcctcgcctcgcacACCGCAGCGTATGCATCCGCTGCATGCATCAATCTGCAACGAACGCGCCGAGccctgcagagaggaggctGCTACCCCATGCGAGAAAAAATCAATCAGCACCATGCCATAGATGTGTATATAGATCTGCGTGTATAAATTTATGCAGATGTCGCAGAGTCACGAACAaaagggcgacggcgggagaCGTTTATACGAGAGTAAGCTCGgggggcctcgcggcgcatcCCACCGTAGCCGCATGTCGGCTACGCGGCGCCGGTGCtgacagaagagaggaagggcGTCCTGGACTGCGATCGCGTTTCttcaggcggaggcgtccgAGACCGGACGAACTtgaggaagcgcgcgacgTTCTCGTAGAAGGagcggcggccgaggagcTCCAGGTTGTTGTGACCCCCGCCCTCAACCCAGTAAGGCGTCACGCTTGTGCGGCACTTGTTGTAGAGCTCCTGCGAGGAAAAACCATCCGACACGCAACCGAAGGCTTGAAAAAGGCCTGGAACACGCATGCTGGCTTGGGCCACagtcgcccttctcgccccgGTCTGACCACCGACACATCCCGACGCGGCTATtcacacgcatatatatatatatatatatatatgcatatctCGATCTGCGAGAAGCATCGTGCGGGCGCAGCTCAGCTGGGGGCCTCGGGAGCATGCGAGCAAGTGTGGAGGCGCCTTATGCGTTTCGCTGTCTGGAGTTTTTGCGTGCGTTCAGCCTCTCGCGTTGCTTTCACTCACCATCCCGTGGTGAACGGGAACGATTTCGTCCTTGGTGCCGTGGATGACGAAGACAGGGCAGTCGACTTTGGTGATTTTGTCGATGTTGCAGAACATGTCGCCGGGGAGCGAGAATCGCGTGTTCAGCCCGACGCGGTGAATCGACGTCAAACCGCTCTGCAGAATCATCCCCGCGAGGCGGTGGCGAGAGGCCAAGTGACAGGACGCGCCGGTGCCTGAACACAACCAAGGCCACAGAGCCGCAGAAAGGTTACagcaggggggggaggagcgTAGAATCGAAAAAAACCGTAAGCCTGAgaacgcagcagctgctcgagTTGCGAGCgtgggaaggcgaagacgcagacaccgggtggagaagcagagggcaGACTGGGAGATAAAGTGGCACTGCCTGGGTGGCTCAGCGTCTTGCGGTGTTTATCTCGCGGAGTCCACAGGAAAGGTCGCGTCCTCACCAAGCGACCGCCCATAGGCGACGAGAGACGTGGAAGGCAGCCCCAGTTGCTTCGTGAGGTAGTCGTAGGCGGCTTCAATCGAGTCGTAGACTCCTTGCTCCGAAGGTCTTCCCGAGCTTCGGCCATAccctgcgacgcgccgcagcacagCGGCAGAAGGGGAACTGTGAGCAGAGACTACACatgagaagacgcgcgcaaATCAGGGCGAAGCGAGCACACAGACAGTCGAGAGAgcttcggcggcagcgcaagGACGACACAGGGAGTGAGGGCAGAGatggaggagggcgacgacttACCGACGTATTCGTAGATGAAGAAATTGCAGTTCCAAAGGGTTGCAACCTCCGTGAAGTACTCGATGACCATTCCGATGTCTTCTGCGTTCCCGTGGCTGAAGATGACGGTGATGCTGGCGCCTCTGAAGGAACGCAGGACTgaggggagagcgagagTGGAAAAAGATCTCTGCACGCCGGATACGGCCGCAGGCAAAGCACGATGACGTCGCAGACACGTTTCCGACGCCGAGCGAATGACACACACCGAGGGCGCTCGCAGGGAAgtggagaagacgagggagtATCTGCTCACCGGTCGATGAAGAACGCAGGAATCCGCTGTTGCCTCCGTGTGGCGAGCCAGATGTACCGAGCGTCACACTCGTACGTCGGCTGCGATGGCGGCTGAAAAACCATACGCTTCAGTGCGTTCCCCATATTTGCTGAGAACTAGAGGCGATCGCAAAGTCGCGACAACCTGGAGGAAAGTGGGTGCGTCCTTCCTCAGTCAGGccctctcctgcgcctctcgcctcccaGAGGGTATCTGGGACTCTCCACAGTTGAGTCTGAGCTTCCtctcgcagcctctgcgccgaAGGGAGCTCTGGCCGCTTCGCTCCAGGTCTAGACGGGATTCCCTCTTCAAGCCGCTGATGCATGAGCGGCGAAAAAGTCTCGAAACAGACGCTTGCCCCGACGACGAAAAACGTGAGAAAGGAtcgcgagagaaaacacgTACGCAGGCAAACTGAAACACGTCTATAGACAAAGTAGATGCGCATCCGTGTGCACATACACAGTGGTAAACATACACGGACGCACACCGAGGGCACTGATGAGCAGCGAGCGACAAACGACTGTTTGACGGAAGTTGTTGACCCCGAATGGGGTGTCCAAACCAAAGACGAGACAGGAACAAGAAACGATTCAAAGCGTGACGTTACGGAACGAGACCAGAAGCTCAAAACAACATGGCAGTAGCGCCACAGGCGACTGGCATGGTTCTGATGTGAATGAAAATCGATGCCGCGTTTGTGACGCGGAATAAAACATTGAATAGCGAGCACGCCAGGTACGCTACGCTTATAGGATTAAGAGAATCATTGGAATACGTTTGTggaagcgccggcgagagaggTTGCCGTCGACTGAAACACGACCCCAGCCGTGCGGAGGCGATCCGGTTGTTCACCTTGAGAACACACAGCGCCCGAACGAGGGTCTGTTACCTTGATGTGCTAAGCGGAGACCCAACTCGAGCCCGTCCTGCAGCACAGAGTAGATTTGTGTCGGAAAAAACGTGGGGTTCGGAGAAAAAATGGGTGAGTGGAAGACCCTCCGGCTGGCCCGAATGCTCGACGGCAGGAAAACCGACGGAAGGCGATTGTgtcgagagaaaaaaacgcaagTAAGGGTGAGTCCCAGCGAAAACGCGACCGCGATTTGGTCAAGGCTGGTGGAAATCGCTTGGATAGGAGAAAAACCGGGAAGGATGCGTGGATGTCTTGTGTATGGGCAGTGCACCGCGGCACCGTAACAAGAAAGCCTCGGAGCGAGGCTGGCGAAACTGCGACAAAAAAGTTCGAGGGAAGCAATTGGGGAAGAGCGGAGTGACGGAGAGGATCGGAGGAAGCCTCCGTCTAAATGCTTCCCGAGCGTTCACTGTTGCGAATTCTAGGAAGACAATGGAAGAAACCACGACTCGCGGAtagcgagaggccgccgagtGTACTGGCGGTTGAGAAAGCCGCAGCACTTACGAAACGGCAATGCGCGCTGTCCGCGAGGAAGGAACTCAGCAGTGAAGCCGCTGTCGGCCGCGCGAAAGGCTCCGCCCTACGGAAGCGTACGAGTCTAAAAGGCGAAGAAATCGACGCTTCACGCGTATCCTATTTATGTGTTAAAAAGCGTAGCTTGCAACAGTTGCTGGGGCAGCGACGCGTGCCCACCAACTCTGCGACACCACGAATTCCTAGCGCGCAATTTCTTGCCGACACGCTGGCTTCCCGAACAGGGTGGACAACGAGCGCTAGCAGCTGGCACAACATGTGTCCCTTCGTCCACAGCAAGCATTCAAACAGCAGACTTCCACTTCCACCTATTCCACTCGTGTCCGGCCATTCGACCTGTTGTGAGACTTCGGCTAACGAAGGCGAAAGATAGTTTTCGCTTAGAGAAACTGGAGAACGGATCGCCACATAGGGTTACCTCTAGAATCGCTGCGAGGGAGGGTGGCAGGACAATGACGGGCGGTGCAAAGATACCAATGGACGGCGGCCGATTTTTTGTTTTCGTGGATAAGCCGAATCTTGCGTAGCTTCCGATCAAGCAAACAcggccgcgcgagcagcaACCGCGCCATGCAGTGCAAAGCTCCCGCGACGTTCGCCCCGTGCATCTTTTCTCCGTAGATTCGCTGGTCAAGAGCTGCCAGAGACGACGCATTCCGCTGTTGACTTGATTGCGAAATGTCACGAGAGCTTCCAGAGgggaaggcgcagctgcattTTGCAGTTACCCTGCTGGCTGCTGTGAGCAGACTGCATGGAATCTGTTATGCCGACATGACAGGATAGTCCTTCATTCAACAGACGTGTACAGTTTTTCTGTGTGCAGTGGTTAGCCATTTAGAAGCACCTTCGCCACCGCCCTGACTACTTGTAGGCTGGGCCACATTCCTCAAGAAGTTCCGTTTTGGGAGACCCTGGCTTGCGTGACAGTGCTGTCCACAACTTTTGTCCTCCGAGCTTCGTGTGATAGTGTTAAATCACGGATGAGATTGTAGCGTCCAGAAGGGTCGGCCCGGATAGCGACGCTACGTGGCTTGTCTCATGACGCCGCTGCAACCTTACGTGCTTGGTACCGTTTTTGATCTCTGATCATCTGTTGCCCGCGCACGCGAACGGCAATCAGAGGCGGACTTCATTCCAAGATGGTGAGCGCTCGTCTGAGGTCTGATTAGCTGGACGGGTTTTCGTGGGTATCTGGGTACGTGTGTGAGATCTGCGCCCGCGCAAAATGAAGGCGGCTGGAGGGGCAACTGGCTGGCACCAAGATGACCTGGATCATTCAGCCGTGGTCGTTTGCTGAAAGCCTCAACTCTCGGCTGACAGGGTATTGTAGCAATATATGGCCTATTATAGGTGGTGGCCTACATCCATGTGAAACTCACCTTTGATGGAAGAAGTTCGTGTGGTGTTGCGGTGGAGGCGGAGTAACCATCACACGGTTTGGTCGTGAAGCTCCTACGTGTCGTGACAGCACTCGGCTTTTGGGAGAAGGGAATTGCTGGCGATGGTACCGTCAATACTTGCGTGGGTCCAGGTTCCAGTGGGCATGGAAGAAATATCGCGGCAGTGTGAGCACCTCCTGAAGTTTACGTTCGTATCTATGGCATCCGCAGGTTTTGCTAGGATTAGGCAAGTTAGATCGAGCGCCTTTCCTGAGATATTCACGGTGGTGCCGAATGTGTGTATCGCTGCATTCGCCTGGTTTCCACCATAGTATCACGATAGCAGTTTTGGAATGCACAGACTGGATCACTGCTGCTTCTATGTGTGGCGGTATTTCGGtgagctcgcgcagcgtgTCAGTGTTGCGATATCTTACTGTGGGGTGTGCTCTTTGCAGTCAGAGGTAGAGGAAACTTTGAACCGAATCAAGACGCACAAGGGCGTCTGTGGCATCGTCATTGTTAACAGTGATGGTGTTCCAATCAGATCGACCCTCGACAGTCAGACCACTGCCCAGTATTCCGCTCTGATATCTCAGTTGGCTGCAAAGGCCAGATCCGTCATAAGAGATCTTGACCCTCAGGTGAGTGACATTTTGCCGCGACTCTCTTTCTAAGCTTTGCGGAGGAGAGGACCAAGAAGCAATGTTTTTCAGAGCTTCCGACATTGTGTAGCGCCGCTACTCAAGGGTCACTCTCGGCGTGAGTGCGTTCTGGTTTTTGCAGAATGACCTGACATTCTTGCGGGTTAGGTCTAAGAAACATGAGATTCTTGTTGCACCAGACAAGGACTACGTTCTTATTGTTATCCAAGACCCGAGTCTGGAACAGGGAGCTTCCGCAAACTGAGTTCTCCATGGAAATGCCAGGGCATCACTGAGCCACTGGTGTTGTTGAAGCCCACTATTTGTCTTTCTTTTCATGTCGTGGGGCCACATTCTTGTCACCAACCTTCTTTTTAATTCGTTTTCTCGAAGGCCAATGACGGTTGCAAAGTTAAGTCATGTTCCGTAGTCTTTCGAAAGGACACACGCTCTCCACTGCTGAGACGATGCCAGCGTGACTGAGGCAACCGAAGAGAACTGACTGAACTACGATGCTGAACGGGGTCGGGGAGTACCTGCAATGGCCACGATATTGTATTGTACACTTTTTCACCGGCAAACAAGCTGGAGAGCAAGGTATCTCCCCAAGTTTTGAGATGAGCAGCTTCTTCCAatggagaggcagacagcgaTGACTATATGCTCCATATATGATGTTGTGCACGGCGTAAGCGTCCCGGAAGGGGAGCGGCTGAGGGTGATCGGACTCAGAAGTGACATACCACACCCCTGTCAGAGCGTCATAATGTGCATCACGAAAAAACATGTCACCGGAACGCTCTTGAGGAGCAGCAAcctctccggcggcgggtTATTGGTTGATGCGCGCGGATATCAGTGGATCAAAGGATATCAGCACGTTACGAGTACTCAGATGGACGCATGAACCGGTCCCGCGTATAGGAACCTGATGTTGAACTGAGGGAATACATGCCTCTAAACAAACGCATCAGCGCTGGTTGCTTGTGTACTTTTCGTCGCTTGACTATGCCACGGGTGGCCGCGAGTCTTCAGGCAACGAGTCTTGCACTGTGCTCCGCATCCGTACCAGGGCAGCTCACCTATTTCGCACAACTGTACAGACACCGCAGTGCAAGGTAATGTGCTGTGCTGCATCAACTCTACGCCACCGGCCGTAATTCACTCTCTCCTAAACGGCATTTTTGTTGTGTTGTCAGTGAGACGGAGTGTCTGCTGTATAGGCATTGGTAGTCTTTTGCGTTCGATTAGCATTCGTACTTGGCATTGCACTCTGTCATCTTTCTGATATTTGTTGGGTTTTACCACCATGGGACGTCTGGGTCACTTTTTCGTTGTTGCGAcaggctgcgcggcagctACAGCAGGGGCTAGAGGTATGCAACTTCGTCTTTATTTCCCGAGCGTCTCCTGCCTGAATTCATGCCTCTTCAGGAGCTGAAGTGCCCTCTGAGAGCGCAGTAAAAGCGACTGTAATGGATACGAGCGCACCAGTCAGGGAAACGGGCAAGCTTGCAGACATGCCAGCATTTGCAGATATCCCACCGCTGCCTGAAATGCCCAAACTGTCGGAGTTTGCTAAGATGCCGGACATGCCTACTATCGCAGACATGCCTAGAATCGCGGACATGCCGAAACTAGCAGACATGCCCAGAATCACGGATATGCCAAGGATTGCGGACATGCCCAAACTAGCCGACATGCCTAGAATCACAGACATGCCAAAACTCGCAGACATGCCCACGATTGCGGACATGCCAAAACTAGCCGACATGCCTAGAATAGTCGACATGCCGAGATTTACCGACATGCCTACGATCGCCGACATGCCCAAGATATCTGATATGCCAAAGTTCCCCAATAGCGACTTCATGGCAAAGATGCCACACTCCGGCGAGATGGATTCTGTCTTTTCCGGGCTCAAAGACCTGATTCCCGACATGAGCTCTTTCAGTCTCGACGATCTACCAAAGGTCGGGACGATGTTCCAGGCTTTCCCGGTCGCGGATATCCCGACTTCTATGTCTCAGGCAAGCGAGTTCTTATCTCCGCTCGCCGACCTCATCAAACCGGGAGCTGCTTCCCTGACAAGTCTGGTAAAACCCTCTGGTATTTTTTGAGTGCTTCCGTCCGTGTGCCGGCTGATGAATATTTGACGCGTGTCTCTCCCATGTATACGCGCATCTCGAAGGCGTCGCGTGAAGCCTAAACCTCACTGAACGACTCACACTTAATAATCGTCACCAGTTCGAACGGTCACTCACTCACTCGGAGCAATGTAGCTGGATTGCTGCCTCTTGCTTTTGAATATGCTGTCTTTCAGATTGTCGGATGTTGCGATCATCCAGTACTGCGTTTCAACTGCGAACTGGAACTTTTCCCGCTAATGGATTGCTTCCTTGCACCACCTCAGCCATGAGAAGATACAATAATGAAATTGACTCCTTCGTTCGCGTACCACATTTATGTGACATTCCATTGCCCTAGAGGATCCGCTTCTGCGAAAAGCGGACCCTGGTACAGTGCGGGCTTGGCGCGCTTGCACGCGTGGTGAGTTCTGCTGGAGACAAGGGCACATGCTGATAGAATACATTTCCATGCGTGATCTGGTAATATCCGTCCCTTGCATGCCTTCGGGATGCACTATTGTCGCGATGGTAGCTGTTTAAGCAAGAAAAATAGAGGTTCGGGCAAGCGTATCAGAGTGTTGTGTGGCCGACTTCTGGTGGGTGTCTCTTGAAGACCAGCGCTCGACGAGCTGTCAGTCAAAAACTGCATGCAGATAAACCATTGCAGGACCTTTGCAACGAATGGTACGCCTGTTTTGAATTAGCGATCATTTGTCTCCGGGCAAGTTCAGCGGGGTTGCTGTGCAGTTTCGGAGAGGCACCTCGTCACTGTGTATCTCTTCGAGAGTCTCTCGCGAGGAAGATGTGTCCCTGTCTCAGCAAGCACCGTGGAAGTTGCCGTCTTCGTGCTGTCCGGTTCGCATTTTATCTTGCTCCACACAAAGACATAAGCCAAGCTGCGATTGGAATTGTCGTCCCAGCAGCACCATGCTCTGGTTCCGTTCGCGCGGATGAAAGTGCCGCTCCAGCTGTCTCTCATGGTCACAACGGTGACTGTGCGCAACCTGCGTGGCAAAACGCAAAGGCTTTTTTGCCTTTGTCTCTTCCATATCGACGTGCTCCCTGATAAGCGTCATGCCGCACATGAAG contains:
- a CDS encoding putative alpha/beta hydrolase (encoded by transcript BESB_001740), which produces MGNALKRMVFQPPSQPTYECDARYIWLATRRQQRIPAFFIDRGASITVIFSHGNAEDIGMVIEYFTEVATLWNCNFFIYEYVGYGRSSGRPSEQGVYDSIEAAYDYLTKQLGLPSTSLVAYGRSLGTGASCHLASRHRLAGMILQSGLTSIHRVGLNTRFSLPGDMFCNIDKITKVDCPVFVIHGTKDEIVPVHHGMELYNKCRTSVTPYWVEGGGHNNLELLGRRSFYENVARFLKFVRSRTPPPEETRSQSRTPFLSSVSTGAA
- a CDS encoding putative dynein light chain roadblock-type 2 (encoded by transcript BESB_001750) is translated as MSEVEETLNRIKTHKGVCGIVIVNSDGVPIRSTLDSQTTAQYSALISQLAAKARSVIRDLDPQNDLTFLRVRSKKHEILVAPDKDYVLIVIQDPSLEQGASAN
- a CDS encoding putative C protein immunoglobulin-A-binding beta antigen (encoded by transcript BESB_001760), whose protein sequence is MPAFADIPPLPEMPKLSEFAKMPDMPTIADMPRIADMPKLADMPRITDMPRIADMPKLADMPRITDMPKLADMPTIADMPKLADMPRIVDMPRFTDMPTIADMPKISDMPKFPNSDFMAKMPHSGEMDSVFSGLKDLIPDMSSFSLDDLPKVGTMFQAFPVADIPTSMSQASEFLSPLADLIKPGAASLTSLIVGCCDHPVLRFNCELELFPLMDCFLAPPQP